A genome region from Bacillota bacterium includes the following:
- a CDS encoding GntR family transcriptional regulator, with product MTKEERTGLHEVLPRLKPEALASEVYKHLSEAILSGVLAPGTRLKEADLARQLGVSATPVREALRRLGDDGLVEYQYRKGCWVRALSAREVREVYVVREAVEGMAARLAAVNRSEDGLAQLLKLQEKGRAALGANDLDEYHRYNAAFHEAIVEQSGCRLLEETLTPIRHQIRLLTLHTVRYPGRPNVAVEEHEQILGAIERRDADEAERLMRFHIRRAMEEMLSRMAASSGKEEQ from the coding sequence TTGACAAAAGAAGAGCGGACAGGGCTTCACGAGGTCTTGCCGAGGCTGAAGCCGGAGGCACTCGCTTCCGAAGTGTACAAGCACCTTTCGGAGGCCATCCTGTCCGGGGTGCTGGCGCCCGGGACTCGGCTGAAAGAGGCGGATCTAGCCAGGCAGTTGGGAGTTAGTGCAACTCCCGTTCGGGAAGCCCTGAGGCGGCTCGGCGACGACGGCCTGGTTGAGTACCAGTACCGGAAAGGGTGTTGGGTTAGGGCCCTGTCGGCGAGGGAAGTCAGAGAAGTGTACGTCGTACGCGAGGCAGTCGAGGGTATGGCTGCACGGCTTGCGGCGGTGAACCGAAGCGAGGACGGCTTGGCCCAGCTTTTGAAGCTTCAAGAGAAAGGCCGGGCCGCGCTCGGGGCCAACGACCTCGACGAATATCATCGCTATAATGCCGCTTTTCACGAGGCGATCGTCGAGCAGTCGGGGTGCCGGTTGTTAGAAGAAACGCTTACCCCCATCCGCCATCAAATCAGGCTGTTGACCCTTCACACGGTTCGTTACCCCGGTCGTCCCAATGTGGCCGTCGAGGAACACGAGCAGATCCTCGGCGCCATCGAGCGCAGGGATGCCGATGAGGCCGAGCGTCTGATGCGGTTTCACATTCGGCGAGCTATGGAAGAGATGCTCAGTCGCATGGCTGCAAGTTCGGGCAAGGAGGAGCAGTGA
- a CDS encoding Ldh family oxidoreductase, with product MGPPPYGEQRDTRPRVEPGAVEDFVTCLFARAGLPEQDATEVSRCFVFVRLRGIASHGVSRVTVYIRRLRLGLVNARLRVRVEQTGLSTAVLDGDNGMGPVVGLAGMRTALDLARQTGVVAVRHSNHFEAGAYYVYDAIRQQCVGVALSNVPPTMAPWGGRGRLLGTNPVAGAVPAGSYLPVVLDMATSVVARGRIILPAQRGESIPEGWALDPTGLPTTDADAALLVYRRCQGVSTGPRLF from the coding sequence ATGGGTCCCCCACCGTACGGAGAGCAGCGCGACACCCGACCTCGCGTTGAACCTGGCGCTGTGGAAGACTTTGTAACCTGCCTGTTCGCGCGAGCAGGGCTTCCGGAACAGGACGCCACGGAAGTGAGCAGGTGCTTTGTCTTCGTGAGGCTCCGGGGGATTGCTTCCCACGGTGTCAGCCGCGTAACCGTTTATATTCGCCGATTGCGCCTGGGGCTGGTCAACGCCAGACTGAGGGTCCGCGTTGAGCAAACGGGCTTATCTACAGCGGTCCTCGATGGCGACAACGGCATGGGACCCGTGGTGGGTCTCGCGGGAATGCGGACTGCGCTTGACCTGGCGCGCCAAACCGGTGTGGTTGCTGTTCGTCACAGCAATCACTTTGAAGCTGGCGCTTATTACGTTTACGACGCCATCCGCCAGCAGTGCGTAGGCGTGGCACTCTCCAACGTGCCGCCCACGATGGCGCCCTGGGGAGGACGGGGACGACTCCTCGGCACCAACCCGGTGGCGGGGGCCGTCCCGGCTGGCAGCTATCTACCGGTTGTCCTCGACATGGCGACAAGCGTTGTAGCCCGGGGGCGCATCATCTTGCCGGCGCAGCGGGGCGAATCCATTCCTGAAGGGTGGGCTCTTGACCCGACCGGTCTCCCTACGACAGATGCTGACGCGGCTCTATTGGTTTATCGACGATGTCAGGGCGTGTCAACCGGCCCAAGGCTTTTTTGA